The genomic window GTGCATCTGGTGACGGGTGCCGCGGCTGCCGTGCAAAACATCAGCAAATGCATTCAACGCTGCGGTTTGTCAGTGGATGAGTTGGTGCCCTCTGCGGTGGCCAGCGCGAAATCTGTGCTGACCGATGACGAGCGCGAACTGGGTGTATGTCTGGTCGATATCGGCGCGGGCACCACGGACATTGCGATCTACACGCAAGGTGCGATCCGTTATACCAAGTCATTGCCGGTGGGTGGCGATCAGGTCACCAACGACATCGCCTACGGTGTGCATACGCCGACGGCGCATGCCGAGGAGATCAAGATCAAGTACGCCTGCGCTTTGGCGCAATTGGCGCATGCCGAGGAAACCATCCAGGTGCCCAGCGTGGGCGATCGTCCGCCGCGCCGACTGGCGCGCCAGTCGCTCGCGCAGAGCGTGCAGGCGCGCTACGAAGAAATCTTCGAGATGGTGCAGGACGAACTGCGCCGTTCCGGCTACGACAGCCTTGTTGCGGCCGGCGTTGTGCTGACTGGCGGCGCTGCACGCATGGAAGGTGCACTGGAGCTGGCCGAGGAGATCTTCCACAAGATGGTGCGCATTGGCGTGCCACAGCATGTGAATGGCTTTGGCGAGGTGATCGCCAATCCGCTGCATTCCACTGGCGTGGGCTTGCTGCTGCATGGCGCGCGTTCGGGCGGCATGCGCGTGAGTGGCGCGACGGGCGGCAGCGTAGGCGGCCTGGTCGACAAGTTGCGTAGTTGGCTCACCAAGAATTTTTAAGAGTTTTGGCTGCGCAGGAGGCGCGGCATGGGCGAATGGAGGTTCGCTCGCCACCACGGCATGACAGGAGTGATGCCGCGGTTACAACGACAACGAAAGCTCTACGGAGGACGGGAAATGTTTGAACTGGTCGAAAAACTCGCACCCAATGCGGTGATCAAAGTCATTGGCGTGGGCGGCGGCGGCGGGAATGCCGTGGCGCACATGCTCAATTCCAACATCGAAGGCGTCGAGTTCATCGTCGCCAACACCGACTCCCAAGCCATGAAAGGCTGCGGCGGTCGCATGCATCTGCAACTGGGCGCCAATGTCACCAAGGGCCTGGGCGCGGGTGCCAATCCGGAAGTGGGTCGCCAGGCCGCCCTGGAAGACCGCGAGCGCATCGAGGAAATGCTCGATGGCGCAGACATGGTGTTCATCACCTGCGGCATGGGTGGTGGCACGGGCACGGGTGCGGCGCCGGTTGTCGCACAGCTGGCCAAAGAGAAGGGCATTCTGACGGTGGCGGTGGTGACCAAGCCGTTCCCGTTCGAAGGTCGCCGCCGCATGCAGGTCGCGCTGAAGGGTATCGAAGACCTGTCGCAGCACGTTGACTCGCTGATCACGGTGCCGAACGAAAAGCTGCTCTCGGTGCTGGGCCGTGAAGTGACCCTGCTCAACGCCTTCAAGGCTGCCAACGATGTGCTGCAGGGTGCGGTGCAGGGTATTGCGGATCTGATCACCAGCCCAGGCCTGATCAACGTCGACTTCGCTGACGTGCGCACGGTCATGAGCGAAATGGGCCTGTCGATGATGGGCACCGGTACGGCTCGCGGCGACGATCGCGCCCAGGCCGCGGCCGAAGCGGCGATCAACAATCCGCTGCTGGAAGACGTCAACCTCAATGGCGCCTGCGGCATCCTGGTCAACGTGACTGCCGGTCCGAACCTCACCATGCGCGAGTTCGACGAGATCGGCCGCATCATCCACGACTTCGCCAGCGAAGACGCCACCGTGGTGATCGGTACCTCGCTTGATCCGGAAATGCAGGATGACGTGCGCGTGACCGTGGTGGCCACCGGCCTCAACCGCGTAGCCGCCCGCCAGCCGGTTCGCCCGGTCACGACCCAGGTGGAAATGCGCCAGCGGCCCCGCCCGATGGTGCTGCGCACCGGTACCGGCAACGAAGTGGTCGACTATGCCCAGCCGGAAGTGGTCGCCAGCAACCCCCGGGGCGGCGACAGCCAGGCCAAGAGCGCCGATCCGAGCTTCGATTACCTGGACATCCCCGCTTTCTTGCGTCGCCAGGCGGATTAATACGTAAAGAAATGTGAATGTCATGAACTAACGACGTATTAACTTGTCATAGTTCCCTGTGCCGGACGAGGAGGGGTATCCTCCCTGTCCGCTGCCTCGCCGTCACCGGATGTCGGGAGCGGTAAGGGGACATGCCATGTCGGCTGACGTCGTATTCGTGCGTTGAATGCGATAGACAGTGCGGCCTATGGATGGCGCACGATTGGCTAGTGTGGTGAGGACTGCCGCCCTGCCGGTCCTAAAGTCCCGTTGCCGGATCTTCCCGTCCCCGGCGCGGGCCTTTGTGTCACATCGCAAGTACTTGATCTATCTGTAGTGCTTGCAGCAGTTAGATGCGAATGAATCGCATTTGATGATGAAAGGAAAATGAAGGATTGACCGAACGGTTCGGTATGGTCTGTTTTTCCGCAGGTTAAGACTGTGTTAGCATCCTGGCTCGAATTGGCTGCTGCCCCTACAGGTACCCAATAAATGATTAAGCAGCGTACGCTTAAAAATATCATCCGTGCTACCGGCGTCGGGCTGCATACCGGCGACAAGGTCTACATGACGTTGCGTCCGGCGGCACCGAACACCGGCATCGTTTTTCGTCGTACTGATCTCACTCCGCCCGTGGATATTCATGCACGTCCTGATCACGTAGGTGACACGCGTTTGTCGACTACGTTGGTGAATGGTGACGTTCGTGTTTCCACTGTGGAACATCTGCTGTCGGCGATGGCCGGTCTTGGCATCGACAACGCTTATGTCGATCTGTCCGCACCGGAAGTGCCGATCATGGACGGCAGTGCCGGTCCGTTTGTCTTCCTTCTGCAATCTGCCGGCATCGAAGAGCAGCCGGTGGCCAAGCGCTTCATCCGCATCAAGAAGGCGGTGAAGGTGCAGGAAGGCGATAAATGGGCCAGTTTCGAGCCGTTTGAAGGCTTCAAGGTCGGTTTCTCGATCGAGTTCAACCACCCGATCATCTCCAAGCGCACCTCGCGCGCCGAGATCGACTTCTCGACGACCTCGTTCGTCAAGGAAGTGAGCCGCGCGCGTACCTTCGGTTTCATGCGCGACATCGAAATGCTGCGCGAGCATAACCTCGCACTCGGCGGTTCGATGGACAACGCCGTGGTGCTCGACGACTACCGCGTGCTCAATGAAGACGGTCTTCGCTACGAAGACGAGTTCGTCAAGCACAAGATCCTCGATGCGATCGGCGATCTGTATCTGCTCGGTCACAGCCTGATCGGTGCGTATTACGCGCACAAGTCCGGTCACGAGTTGAACAACAAGCTGCTGCGCTCGTTGATGGCTGATGCTTCTGCATGGGAAGAAGTGAGCTATCAGGATGATCCGGCTACGGCCCCGATCTCCTACGCGCATCCCGCTCAGGCGATCTGAAATCGCCCGCTCCACCTCTCCAAGCCGGGTCCTTCGGGGCCCGGCTTGTTCGTTTTGTGACGTGGGTCACATTTTCAGCCTTCACGCTTTCACGTTACCGAGACGGGACCTAGAGACCCGGGCAGGGGTATGCGTGGTATAAATCTCGCTTCCCGATTCCGGGCTGGCCGCTGTCGGTTTGCTGCCCGGGAAGGACGCTTCAGCTCAGGGCGTCCTGCGGGGATTGGAATCCGCAGGTTCGGCGACGGACGCCAGTTCCAGAAATAGGGCCTTCAGTTCAGGGTCCGAGATTGATTTCGCGGCTGCCTTCAAGTGAAGTGCCGCCGCGGCTGAAAGCGGTTTTGATTGCTCCGGCTGGGGATCAGGCGGAGGAAGGGGGGCCACTTTCACGGTGACTGAGCCGGCATTCGCGCCTATGGCGCGTGCGGCAGCGAGGATTTGCGCCTGTTGCAAGCGCAACCTCGACGCCCAAGCCGGTGAGGAAGCCAAAAATACCAGGCGGTCGTCGCGGAAGTTGGCGAACCTGACTTGCTCACGCAGCGGAGGCGATAACGTCTGGCGCAGTGCGCGGTCCAAGGCTTCCAGCTTGCCGGCTTTTTTGGCTAGCGCGGCGACTGGACCAACGGCGGTAATGGATTGCGGTCCATGACCGGTGCGGGGTGTGACGGGGGCGTCGCGCTGCATCGGAAAACTACAAATTTGGTAATGACATGCAAATCATACTCGTCTCACGCGCAGGGAAGGTGCCAAGAACACTGGACCTCACCAACCAGCGGCTACGCTGGCGCGTCCTGGGTATCGGGGCGGCCGTGGTACTGGCGTTGGCCAGCCTCGGCGCCGGCGTAGCGTTGGCCGTAGCCAGTCCACGTGACCATGCACTGGCGGAAATCGACGCGCTGCACAAACAGGTGCGGCAGCAGGATCAGCAGTTGGGTGATTTGCGCGACGACGCGCACCGACAGCTCGATGCGCTGGCGATCAAGCTCGGCCAGCTGCAAGCCCAAGCCACCCGGCTGAACGCGCTCGGCGAGCGCCTGGTTCAGGTCGGCAAGCTCGATAGCGGTGAATTCAATTTCGATCAGCCGCCGCCGGTCGGCGGTGTGGAAGTCGCCAGTGGTAGCGGCTCCTATTCACTGCCGCAAACGCTCGACGCCAGCATCGATCAGCTGGGAAGCCAGTTCGATACCCAACAGGCGCAGCTCAGCGCGATGCAGAGCCTGCTCATGAACGCCCGGATCGACTCGGACCTCAAGCCGACGGGGATGCCGGCGGACGGTTACATCTCCTCCTATTTCGGCGTGCGCGCCGATCCGTTCGATGGCCGGTCCGCCTTGCACACCGGCCTGGACGTCGCTGTGCCCTATGGCAGCCCTGTGCATACCGTCGCCGAAGGCATGGTCACCTACGCCGGCGTTCGCAGCGGTTACGGCAATGTGGTCGAGATCGACCATGGCAACGGCTACATGACCCGCTACGCCCACAACAGCAAGCTGCTCGTGCGTCCTGGCCAGCACGTTCGTGTCGGCGACGAGATTGCCGAGGCAGGCTCAACCGGCCGTTCCACTGGGTCTCATGTGCACTTTGAGGTCTGGTATCACGGTCGCGTGGTCAATCCGCTGGCGTATGTGAAGAACCATCGCTGAGCGGGTTCGCATGGCACCCTTGAAAGCGCTGCGCCTTACCGCCACCCCTGTCCGAAGGCTGTTCTGAGTCACCGCGCACGGTCTCGCACTGTGCCAGCGGTCGACAACGAAGGGCGATGGCGATATGCCGGGTGCGGCGCAGGTTTCCGCGTTTGGGATACCTGCCAGACCCTAGTATCATCAATCCTTTGCCCGCCAGGATCCGTCCGGGTGGGCTTCCCTAATTTTCTGATCCGGAAGATCGATGCTCAACCGTGCCCTGACGAGCCTTTTTGGCAGCCGCAATGACCGCGTGCTGCGCCAGCTGTCCAAGACCGTCGCGCGCATCAATGCGTTCGAGCCTGAGTTCGAGAAGCTCAGCGACGAGGCCTTGCGCGGCAAGACGGCCGAATTCAAGCAGCGCATCGCCGACGGTGAAACCCTGGACAAGCTGCTGCCGGAAGCCTTCGCAGTCGTCCGCGAAGGCGCCAAGCGCGTCCTGGGCATGCGCCATTACGACGTGCAGCTGATCGGCGGCATGGTGCTGCACATGGGCAAAATCGCCGAAATGCGCACCGGCGAAGGCAAGACCCTGGTGGCGACAGCCCCGGTGTACCTCAATGCCCTGGAAGGCAAGGGTGCACACGTGGTGACGGTCAACGACTACCTTGCCAAGCGTGACGCGGCCCAGATGGGCAAGCTGTACAACTTCCTTGGCCTGAGCGTGGGTGTGGTCTGGCCGGGCATGGATCATGCCGACAAGTTCGCCGCCTATGCTGCCGACATCACCTACGGCACCAATAACGAATACGGCTTCGACTATTTGCGCGACAACATGGCGTTGTCGAAGGACCAACGCTGCCAGCGTGGCTTGCACTACGCCATCGTCGACGAAGTGGATTCGATCCTGATCGACGAAGCGCGTACGCCGCTGATCATTTCCGGCCCCGCCGAGGATTCCCCGCAGCTTTACCTTGCGGTGAACAAGATCGTGCCGCGCATGACACGGCAGGAAGTCGAAGACGGTGCAGGCGACTACTGGGTCGATGAAAAGCAAAAGCAGGTGCACCTGTCCGAAGAGGGCATGCAGCATGCAGAAGAGCTGCTGCACCAGGCGAACGTGATTGAAGAGGAAAGTAGCCTCTATGATTCGCGCAACCTGGCCATCGTGCATCACCTCAATGCGGCGCTGCGCGCCAACGCCATTTATCAGCGCGATGTGGACTACATCGTGCGCGACGGCGAAGTGATCATCGTCGACGAATTCACCGGCCGTACCTTGCCGGGCCGCCGCTGGTCCGACGGCCTGCACCAGGCGGTCGAGGCGAAGGAAGGCGTGCCGATCCAGCGCGAAAACCAGACGCTGGCCACGGTCACGTTCCAGAACCTGTTCCGCATGTACAAGAAGCTGGCCGGCATGACCGGTACGGCCGATACGGAAGCCTACGAATTCCAGACGATTTATGGCTTGGAAGTGGTCGTGATCCCGACCCACAAGCCGATGATCCGTCGGGACAATTCGGACATGGTGTTCCTGAGCCAGGAAGTGAAATACAAGGCGGTGATCGAGGACATCAGGGATTGTCATCAGCGCGGCCAGCCGGTGCTGGTGGGTACCGCATCGATCGACGTCTCCGAGCTGCTGTCCGAGTTGCTGCGCAAGGAAAAGATTCCGCACGAAGTGCTCAATGCCAAGCAGCACGAGCGCGAAGCGCACATCGTGGCGCAGGCAGGCATGCCGGGGTCGGTCACCATCGCCACCAACATGGCCGGCCGCGGTACCGACATCGTGCTTGGCGGCAGTCTGGAAGCCGCATTGGCTGCGCTGCCGGAAGATGCGTCCGAAACCGACCGCGCACGCGTCAAATCCGAGTGGAAGAAGCGCCACGAGCAGGTCATCGCTGCGGGCGGTCTGCATATCGTGGGTACGGAGCGACACGAGTCCCGCCGTATCGATAACCAGCTGCGCGGCCGTTCCGGCCGTCAGGGTGACCCGGGTTCCTCGCGTTTCTACCTCTCGTTGCAGGACAACTTGCTGCGCATCTTCGGCGGCGAAGGCCTGGTGCGCTGGATGAAGCGCTTTGGCATGAAGGAAGACGAGGCGCTGGAAGATCGCATGATCAGCCGCCAGATCGAAAAGGCGCAGCGCAAGGTTGAGCAGCACAACTTCGATATCCGCAAAAACCTGTTGGAATACGACGACGTCGCCAACGATCAGCGCAAGGTGATTTACCGCCAGCGCGATGAGTTGCTGGAAGAAGACGACGTGTCCGCCACCGTGTCCGACATTCGTGATGACGTGGTTGAGAACATTGTGCGTCGCTACGTGCCCGCCGACAGCATCGACGAGCAATGGGACCTGGCCGGTCTCGATCGCGAGCTGGAAAGCGATTTCGGTCTGTCGAGCGAACTCAAGCACTGGTTGGAACAGCAATCCGAGGCCGATGCCGGTGCGGTGCTGGAGCACGTGCGCACGCTCCTCAACGACCTGTTCGAGGCCAAGGAAAAGCAGATCGGCCCGGAAACCATGCGTCAGCTCGAGAAGCACATCATGCTGAGCGTGGTGGACAACGCCTGGAAGGAACATCTCTCCAGCATGGATTACATGCGCCAGGGCATCTACTTGCGCGGCTATGCGCAGGTGGATCCCAAGCAGGCCTTCAAGCGCGAATCCTTCGATCTGTTCTCGCAGATGTTGGCGCGTATCAAGGTCGAAGTGACCCAAATGCTCGCCCGCATTCGCATCCGCAGCGAGGAAGAAGTCGTTGCGATGGAAGCCGAGCAGCAGCGTATGGCCGAGCGGTTGCAGCGCCAGATGCAGGCCAGCGGCGGTGGCGCGCCCGTGGGTGGTGCGCTTGGGCTGGAAACGCCCGTGCAGCCGCAAGTGTCATCATCCGAGCCGACGGTGAGCGGCCCGAAGGTTGGGCGTAACGATCCATGTCCTTGCGGTTCCGGCAAGAAATATAAGCACTGTCACGGTCAGCTGAGCTGATCGTGCAGGGCTGTTGATGGGTGTGCGGTCGTAGGTTGGGTTACCCGGACTTGATCCGGTGCTAAGCCCCAACCTATGGCAGCGCGCGGCGAAGACTTAATCGCCGCTGCCAGCCAGCTGCTTGCGATGCGGCTCGGCATTCACCGTGATGTACTGCGGCTCCTCGACATCCAGGCGCAGCGCAGTGAGCTTGCCACCCCACACGCATCCTGTATCGATGCCGTAAATGCCCAGGCCGGCGAAGCGGCCCAGCGCAGACCAGTGACCGCAGACGAGGCGCATCTCGCGTCGGCGCATGCCCGGCACTTCAAACCAGGGATACATGCCGGGTTTCTGCGTGCCCGGTGCGCCTTTGCCTTCGAAGTCGATGCGGCCGTTGACATCGCAGAAGCGCATCCGGGTCAGCGTGTTGATCGAGGCGCGCATGCGCTCGATGCCTTGCAGACGGCTCGACCACGCCGCGGGACGATTGCCGAACAGGTTCTTCAGCAGCCGTGGATGACGTGGGCTGGAAAGTTCGCGCTCGATTTCCTGTGCGCAGCGTTGCGCCTGCTTGAGCGTCCAGGTGGGTGCCAGACCGGCGTGCACCATCGTCCAGCCTAGTGCTTCATCATGATGCAGCAGTTTCTGGCTGCGCAGCCATTCGAACAGAACGGGCGCGTCCTCCGCGAACAGCACTTCTCGAAGTTCGGGATTGACGCGTGCCTGCGCGTCCTGCTTGCGCAAGGCAATCGCCAGCAAACTCAGATCGTGGTTGCCCAGCGTGACGATGGTGCTGTCGCGCAGTGAATGCACCAGGCGCAGCGTGTCCAGAGATTGGCCGCCACGGTTGACCAGGTCACCGCAGAACCACAGGCGATCCTGCACGGGATCAAAGTGCAGTTTTTCCAGCAGCCGCTGCAATTCTGGATAACAGCCCTGCACATCACCGATTGCATAGGTTGCCATCAGCGCATCGCCTCAAGGGTCTGCTGCGGGCACATCATCGTGGTGCCTCTCAGTGCAGGGTGCGCGGAATGGAAAGGGTAAAGGTCGGAATGGGCGCTTCGAAGCGGGTGCCGTCGTCGGCCACCATCTCATAGCTGCCCTGCATCGTGCCGACGGCGGTCTCCAGCACAGCGCCGGAGGTGTATTCGTAATCGTCGCCTGGACGCATCCATGGCTGTTCGCCAACCACCCCTTCGCCACGCACTTCCTCGATCTTGCCATTGGCATCCGTGATCACCCAGTGACGGGTGAGCAGGCGGGCCGGAATGATACCGGCATTGTGCAGCTTGATCGTGTACGCGAACACGTAGCGGTTTTCGTCGGGCGCTGACTGGTCCGGCACAAAGCGGGTTTGCACCTGCACGTCGATCGTGTAGGGGGATTTGTCGTTCATGGGGTCATTGTACGGGCTAAGCAGGCCCAAGAGCACCGTATCGGGTAAGCCTGATGGTGATGTCAGGATGCTGTCTCGACCTTGGCAAGGCGTACAAAATCCGCGGGCGAAAGTGTTTCTGCACGCGCCTTGGGATCGACATCGGCCTGGCGAATCGCGTCGGTATCCATCCATTGCCGCAGCGCATTGCCAAGTGTCTTGCGACGCTGGGCGAAGGCTGCCTTCACGATCGTGTGCAGGCGATCGGGATCCGCATCATGGCGTGCTTCAGGCGCGATCGGTACGAGGCGTACCACCGCCGAATCGACTTTCGGCGGCGGGCGGAACGCGCCGGGCGGCACTTCGAACAGCGGTTCGACGCGGCAAGCCAGCTGCAGCATCACAGATAGCCGTCCATACACCTTGCTGCCCGGTTCGGCAGCCATGCGATCGACGACTTCTTTTTGCAACATGAAATGCATATCGCTGATGGCCGCTGCATGCTCCACGCAATGGAACAGGATCGGACTGGAGATGTAATACGGCAGATTGCCTGCAATGCGCAGGCAAGAAACCCCAGCGCGATGGGCCAACGCAGTGAAATCGACCTTCAGCACATCGGCGTGCACGATGGAAAGCTCGCCGACATCCGCTGCATTGGCCTGCAGACGGGGTATGAGATCGGTATCCAGCTCGATGGCCGTGAGTTTGCCGGCGGCGGCCAGCAATGGAAAGGTCAGCGCGCCTTCGCCAGGCCCGATCTCCACCAGGAAATCGTCGGGACGTGGCGAGATCGCGTTGACGATGCGCTCGATGTAGCGGCGCTCGTGCAGGAAGTGCTGGCCGAAGCTTTTCTTGGGGCGACTAGGGGGATTCATGACGTCCTGCTTCCCTTCACCTTGGTGAAGGGAACTTGTTGCGACGATCCACCAGATCCAGCGCCATCCTGGCAGCGGCTATCAGGCTGGAAGGATCAGCTTGGCCGCTGCCGGCGAGATCCAGCGCGGTACCGTGGTCGACGGATGTGCGAATGAAGGGCAGGCCGAGCGTGAGATTGACGGTGCGATCGAAGGCTTCGCTCTTGAGCACGGGCAATGCCTGATCGTGGTACATCGCGAGCACCGCATCGTAATGATGCCGTTGCGCTGGCACGAACGCGGTGTCCGCGGGCAGCGGCCCCAGCAAGACCATGCCTTGCTGGCGGAGCGTTTCGAGCACCGGGATGATCGTGTCGATTTCCTCGCGTCCGATATGACCGCTTTCGCCGGCGTGAGGGTTGAGCCCGAGCACGGCGATGCGTGGCTTCTCGAAGCCGAATTTCGTGCGCAGCTCGTTATGCACAATGCGCAGCGTTTGTTCCAGCGAGGCAGCGGTGATTGCAGAAGAAACGGCGTTCAACGGCAAATGCGTGGTCGCCAGGGCAACGCGCAACTCCGGGCTCGCCAGCATCATGACCACGTCAGCGTGGCTTCGCGCAGCAAAAAACTCGGTGTGGCCGCTGAAGGGGACACCTGCATCGTTGATCGAGGACTTTTGCAGCGGAGCGGTTACCACCGCGGCGTAACGCTCCTGCATGCATCCATCGGCAGCCTCGGCCAGCGTCGCCAGGACGTGCTGTGCGTTGCGTGGATCCGGATGCCCCGGCGTTTCTTCTGCGACAAGCGGGATATGGCGCACGCGCAGGCTGCCGGGCGGGCGCACGTCGATATCGCCGCCGTCGTCATCAACGAGGCGGATGGCCACGCCGCAGCGTGCCGCCGCGCGCTCGAGCAGATCTTTATCGGTTATCGCAACGAAATTGGCCGCCAGCGAGGTGGCGGCCAATCGGACGAGAAGCTCGGGACCGACACCCGCTGGCTCGCCTGCTGTCAGAGCGAGCCGGGGCAGGGCAGATCCGTTCACGGGCTGTTCGCGTGTCGTGCAGGGATCACGGGGACGGGGATGCCTTGATGCCGGCGCCGCCGTTGTCCGTATCGGTGGGCTCCTGCAGCTCAGGCGCCAGAATTTTCACATAGGCATCGGAACGCAGCTGGCGCAGGAAGTCGTCGTAGGCCTGGTCGGCTTTGCGGTTGCCGATGGCCTGACGAGCCTGGTCGCGGGCCACTTCCGTGGTCATATCGGTGTTGCGTGTACCGAGACGCTGCAGGATGTGCCAGCCGGCTTCGCTCTGGAACGGCTGCGAGATCTCGTTGTCCTTCAAATCCGCCACCTTCTGGCCGATCAGCGAGCCCCAGTCACCTTGCTGGAACCAGCCCATGTCGCCGCCGGCGTTGGCGGTCGTGTCGTCATTGGAATTGTCCTTCGCCAGCTTGGCGAAGTCTTCATGCTTGTTGACGATGCGGTTGTAGAGATCCTGCGCCTTCTGCTGAGCCTGGGTGGGTGAGAGCAGTTCGCTCGGGCGAATCAGGATCTGGCGGGCATGGAACTCAGGCACCATCTGCTTGGACGGCGCGCGCGTGCCGATCAGCTGGATGATGTGGAAGCCGGTGGGGCCATGCAGGATACCGCTGACTTCACCGGGCTTGAGCGAATCGATGGTGTCGACGAAGGCCGGCGGCACTTCGTCGATGCGGCGCCAGCCGAGGTCGCCGCCGTCCAGCGCATCGGGCGCATCGGAGAAGCGGATCGTGGCAGCCTTGAAGTTCATGCCGCCCTTGATGGCGGCCAGTGCCTGCTCGGCCTTGTTCTGTGCGGCCTGGATATCGGCTGCGGTGGCACCGCTGGGGATGCTGATCTGGATGTGGGCCAGATGCACCTCACCTGCCTTGTAGCTGGGGCTGTTGAGCAGGTTGTCGATTTCGCTGTTGGTCACCGAGACCGAATCGCGCACCACGTTCTGGTGCAGCTTCTGCACGACCAGCTGGTCGTGGAGCTGCTGGCGGAAGGAGGCATAGCTCAGGCCGCTCTGTTCCACGGCGGCGCGCAGCTGGTCGGGGCTCATTTTGTTCTGGGCCGCCACGTTCTGCACGGCCTGATCCACTTCGGCATCGGACACGCGGATGCCCTGGTCGTCGGCGCGCTGCAACTGCAGCTTCATCAGCACCAGACGGTCAAGCACTTGCCGGCGCAGCACGTCGATGGGCGGGAGCTGCCCCGGCTGGCTGGCGTACTGCTGCTGGATAGCGGCAACGGCGTCGTTCAGCTCGCTCTGCAGGATCACATCGTCTTCAACCACAGCAACGATCCGGTCGATAGGCTGCAGGCCTGAGCCGGCATCCTGCGGCGACAGGAGCTGAGCCTGGGCCAGCGACGGGATCGCCGAGACGATCGTCAGCAGGAACAACGCAAAAATCTGCTTCATCAGTGAACAGCCTTCTATCGCCGGTGGCGAGGGAAATGGTTGGTAATCCTGGACAGGAGCCTGGCCGGCCACCGCCTGGAGAGCGCCCGAACCAGCCTGGGCGCGGTTATTGATAGCCAAGGATATCACGCCGCAGGATGCTGTCCGTTTGGCCGCTGAAGGCACCCATACCCTTGAATTCCAGCTCGAACATGACGGCGGTATCGCTGCCTGGTGCTATCTGGCCGGCTGGCAAGGTCGAGATGACGCCGTCGTAACCTGTCACGTAGCGGCGGGCGACAACGCTCATTTTCACGCAGCAGCCCTCGTACTGCACGCCGGCCACCGCCTCCACCGTACGCTTGTCCATGACCGAATAAGTCCAGTCACCGATCAGGCGCCAGCGGGCGGTAAGCGGATAGACCGCCGAGATGTCATATTGTTCCAGCAGGTTCTGGCGGAAGCGGTAAGAGAAGTTGAGCACGCCGTCGAAACCCAGGCGCCGTTGCACCGTGAACGTACCTAGCTCGGTCTTGCGGGTGTTCGGGTTCCAGAGGTACTCAGTGCTCATGGTCCACTGATCGTTCAACTGGCTGCTCAGCTCGGCGACGTAGTCCGAGCCAGACCAGTCGGTAGCCTGTGTACCGGGTGTTTGGACCAACTGGGGCGTGAAATAACGGATTTGGCCGAAGGTTGCGGACAGCCGTTCCACGCCGCCGTCATCAAGCAGTCGAGTGGTTACTGCTGCGGTGAGGTTATTCGCATTCATCTGGCGGTCCGCGCCAGAGAACTGGTTTGGTGCGAACAGCATCCAATCGTCGAACGCCATCAGATTGGTATCGAACAGCGGCAGATTGGTCTGGTTGCGGTAGGGGGCATACAGGTAATACAGGCGTGGTTCTAGCGTCTGCGTGTAATCCGTACCGAACATTGATGCAACACGATCGAAAATCAGGCCTTGGTCCAGGCTGACGATCGGCAGCGAGCGGCTCGGATTAGCATCCGTGAATGGTGTGATCGTTGTGACTCCCGACAGCGAGGTGTAGGAAGTGGAATAGTTCCGGTAACCGCTGTCGAGCGAGTAAGTGGTATAGCGGTAGGCCACCTTGGGTCGAATGAACCACCACGGCCCCTGAAA from Dyella caseinilytica includes these protein-coding regions:
- the secA gene encoding preprotein translocase subunit SecA; translated protein: MLNRALTSLFGSRNDRVLRQLSKTVARINAFEPEFEKLSDEALRGKTAEFKQRIADGETLDKLLPEAFAVVREGAKRVLGMRHYDVQLIGGMVLHMGKIAEMRTGEGKTLVATAPVYLNALEGKGAHVVTVNDYLAKRDAAQMGKLYNFLGLSVGVVWPGMDHADKFAAYAADITYGTNNEYGFDYLRDNMALSKDQRCQRGLHYAIVDEVDSILIDEARTPLIISGPAEDSPQLYLAVNKIVPRMTRQEVEDGAGDYWVDEKQKQVHLSEEGMQHAEELLHQANVIEEESSLYDSRNLAIVHHLNAALRANAIYQRDVDYIVRDGEVIIVDEFTGRTLPGRRWSDGLHQAVEAKEGVPIQRENQTLATVTFQNLFRMYKKLAGMTGTADTEAYEFQTIYGLEVVVIPTHKPMIRRDNSDMVFLSQEVKYKAVIEDIRDCHQRGQPVLVGTASIDVSELLSELLRKEKIPHEVLNAKQHEREAHIVAQAGMPGSVTIATNMAGRGTDIVLGGSLEAALAALPEDASETDRARVKSEWKKRHEQVIAAGGLHIVGTERHESRRIDNQLRGRSGRQGDPGSSRFYLSLQDNLLRIFGGEGLVRWMKRFGMKEDEALEDRMISRQIEKAQRKVEQHNFDIRKNLLEYDDVANDQRKVIYRQRDELLEEDDVSATVSDIRDDVVENIVRRYVPADSIDEQWDLAGLDRELESDFGLSSELKHWLEQQSEADAGAVLEHVRTLLNDLFEAKEKQIGPETMRQLEKHIMLSVVDNAWKEHLSSMDYMRQGIYLRGYAQVDPKQAFKRESFDLFSQMLARIKVEVTQMLARIRIRSEEEVVAMEAEQQRMAERLQRQMQASGGGAPVGGALGLETPVQPQVSSSEPTVSGPKVGRNDPCPCGSGKKYKHCHGQLS
- a CDS encoding symmetrical bis(5'-nucleosyl)-tetraphosphatase — protein: MATYAIGDVQGCYPELQRLLEKLHFDPVQDRLWFCGDLVNRGGQSLDTLRLVHSLRDSTIVTLGNHDLSLLAIALRKQDAQARVNPELREVLFAEDAPVLFEWLRSQKLLHHDEALGWTMVHAGLAPTWTLKQAQRCAQEIERELSSPRHPRLLKNLFGNRPAAWSSRLQGIERMRASINTLTRMRFCDVNGRIDFEGKGAPGTQKPGMYPWFEVPGMRRREMRLVCGHWSALGRFAGLGIYGIDTGCVWGGKLTALRLDVEEPQYITVNAEPHRKQLAGSGD
- the apaG gene encoding Co2+/Mg2+ efflux protein ApaG, whose protein sequence is MNDKSPYTIDVQVQTRFVPDQSAPDENRYVFAYTIKLHNAGIIPARLLTRHWVITDANGKIEEVRGEGVVGEQPWMRPGDDYEYTSGAVLETAVGTMQGSYEMVADDGTRFEAPIPTFTLSIPRTLH
- the rsmA gene encoding 16S rRNA (adenine(1518)-N(6)/adenine(1519)-N(6))-dimethyltransferase RsmA produces the protein MNPPSRPKKSFGQHFLHERRYIERIVNAISPRPDDFLVEIGPGEGALTFPLLAAAGKLTAIELDTDLIPRLQANAADVGELSIVHADVLKVDFTALAHRAGVSCLRIAGNLPYYISSPILFHCVEHAAAISDMHFMLQKEVVDRMAAEPGSKVYGRLSVMLQLACRVEPLFEVPPGAFRPPPKVDSAVVRLVPIAPEARHDADPDRLHTIVKAAFAQRRKTLGNALRQWMDTDAIRQADVDPKARAETLSPADFVRLAKVETAS
- the pdxA gene encoding 4-hydroxythreonine-4-phosphate dehydrogenase PdxA translates to MNGSALPRLALTAGEPAGVGPELLVRLAATSLAANFVAITDKDLLERAAARCGVAIRLVDDDGGDIDVRPPGSLRVRHIPLVAEETPGHPDPRNAQHVLATLAEAADGCMQERYAAVVTAPLQKSSINDAGVPFSGHTEFFAARSHADVVMMLASPELRVALATTHLPLNAVSSAITAASLEQTLRIVHNELRTKFGFEKPRIAVLGLNPHAGESGHIGREEIDTIIPVLETLRQQGMVLLGPLPADTAFVPAQRHHYDAVLAMYHDQALPVLKSEAFDRTVNLTLGLPFIRTSVDHGTALDLAGSGQADPSSLIAAARMALDLVDRRNKFPSPR